In the genome of Streptomyces fagopyri, the window GGTACGCCACCAGGTCGCCGAGGACCGAGGCGGTGGCGGCGGAGAGGGTGAGCGCCAGGATGTCGGGCACCGCGTGCGGCACGGCTCCCGTGGAACCCGCCGCCGCGGCGGTGGCCGCGGTGATGACCAGGACGCCGCTGGGCAGCACCGGCAGGAAGACGTCCAGCAGGACCGAGACGGCCACCGCCGCGTAGATCCATGGGCTGCCCGTCAGCGACCCCACACTCTCCAGCACCGAAACTCCCCTGTACTCCCCCGAGGGCACGACCTCGCCGCTACGTCGCGGGGGAGCGGCAGGGCGGCCTGTGACAGCCATACAGCGTACGCGGCGGGTGTGACAGTGGGGTCACGGGGGGCTTATGTGTTGCTCACGGTGCGTTGACGCCGGGGGAGCGGGAGGGCGAGCGGGGGCAGCCGGAGCGGGGTGGGGACGAAAGGGGTCCGAAGGGGCGGCGCCCGTCACCTCCGTGAGGTGGCGGGCGCCGTGGTCGTGCGGTGCGGTGCGGGGCGGGTCAGGGTGCTCGTGCGGTGCCGGCCGGGTCAGGCCGCGACGGGCTCCGTGGCCCGCTCGTCCTCGCCGGGGGCCCGGGTCGCGCGCGCGGTGAGCAGCCGGTCGAGACCGAGGGCGCCCGAGCCGGTGAAGACCAGCAGGAGCATGGCCCAGCAGAACAGCGCCGACAGCTCGCCGCCGTTCTCGATCGGCCACAGGGCCGTCGACTGGTGCACGTCGAAATAGGCGTACGCCATCGAGCCCGACGCGAGGAACGCGGCGCCGCGGGTGCCGAGGCCCAGCAGCACCAGGGTGCCGCCGACGAGTTGGATCACGGCCGCGTACCAGCCCGGCCAGGTGCCGGAGGGGATGGCGCCTCCGTCGGTGCCCGCGGCGCCGCCGAGGACGCCGAAGAGGGAGGCGGCGCCGTGCACGGCGAAGAGCAGGCCTATGACGAGGCGGAACAGGCCGATGGCGTACGGCTGGGCGCTGTCGAGACGCTCGGTCATGTGGGGGGACTCCTTCGGTCTGGTCCGGTCCGTGGGGAACCGGATCCTGGGGGCGGAACCGAGTGAGTCAACAACGTTAGGGTAACCTAATCTATGCTTGCAAGTTCAACATTTAGCCACGGTCCGACTTCCGTTTCCGGTTCCGTTTCGGGTGTTGTCGCACGTAGCGCGGCCCGCGCCACCGCGTCGGCGTCCGACAGCGTGACCGAATCCACTCCTGGTCTGGCGCCGGCCGCGGTCACCCAGTGCACGCCCTCCGTCGGTACTCCGAAGGCGAACCGCCGTGCGTGCGCGTGACCCTGACGATCCATCAGGTGATACGGGCGGCGTGTCACGTCCAGCCCCCCGGTTTCGTGGCCGTCCGTCGTGTGCGGGCGGCACTGGCCCGTCTTCAGCAGCCGGGCGAGCAGTTCGTCGGCGGTCCGCCTGAGGTCCGGTTCCGGGAGCCGTGCCTCTATGAGCGTGGTCGCGCGTACGGCCGAGCCCGGTACGTCCGGGGAGTGCGCGATCCAGGCCCCGTCCTCGGCCCGCACGTCGAGCCGGGGGCCGAGGACGTCCAGGACACCCGCCTCGATCAGCGCGGTCATCTCCTCGACGCGTCGGCGGGGCGGCCCGATGGACAGGAAGGCGTTCAGCGGCGTGTACCAGCGGTCCAGGTGTTCCCGGCGCGAATGGCCCCGCAGGCCGCCGTGGTCGACGACCAGCCGTACCTCGTTGCGCAGGTCCCGCAGCACGTCCAGGGCGGCCTTCAGCGGGCCCTCGACATTCCCGAGCGCGGCCTGCTCGGCGTCCTCGCGCAGATGGGCGAGCAGCCAGCCGCGCCACTCGCCCGCGTCGGCGAAGGCGTGCCCGCCGTACGGACGCGACATGCGGTCCCAGGACCAGCGGTCGGCTTCCGGCACGTCGAACTCGTCCAGGGCGAGGGCCTCTTGGGGATCGCCGTGGGGTACGGCGAGGAAGCGCCGCCTGAACTCGTCCGTGACGCCGTGGAGCCTCCCGCGTCCCCTCAACAGCCGCTCGTAGTACACGGTTTCGACCTCCTTCGCCACCAACGGCCATATCTCGCCCAGGAAGTCCGGCGCCGCACCCGAGTCGGCGCGTGCGCGGAAGCGGGCGATGGCCTCGGGGGTGAGGACGAGCGGGGTGTGACGGCCGTACGGTCCCTTCGCGTTGTCGCCGCGGGCCTGGTACGGGACGCCGCGGCGTGAGCCCGCGTACAGCCGGGGCTCCCGGCCCGAGGGGTGGTAACGCAGGCCCCGCCGGGTCCGGGTGAAGCGGCCGCCGCGGCCCGCCGTCAGCAGCGCCATGTGGTCGAAGAAGTTGAGGCCGAGCCCGCGCAGCAGGACGGGCTCGCGGGGCGCGAGGGCGGAGAGGTCGACGTCGGCCGGATTGGCGGGCGGGACGTGCCGCAGACCGTGCCGTCGTGCGTACGAGGCGAGGCCGCGCGGGCTCCGGTCCGCGGACACCGGCAGATGGCCCTGCGCGAGCACGACCGCGGACAGTCCGGGCAGCGTGCGTCCGTCGTCGAGGGTGAGGGTCTGGTGGCCGCCGGGGCCGTCGTCGAGCCGTACCGCGCGCGCCCGGTGCGTCCGGACGCGGACCGTGTCCGGTGCTCCCCGCGCCACCTCGGCGAACACCCACTCCAGATAGCGGCCGTAGTGGGCGCGGGTCGGGTATTCGTCCGGGCCGAGGTCACCGCCCGCCCAGGTGTGCAGGCTCGGCCCGGGGCGGATCGGGCCCGAGCAGTCCACGCTGTCGTCGGTGAAGAGGGTCACCTGCGAGGCCACGGTGTTCATCAGCAGGTGCGGTGACTGCGCGGTGCGCCAGACGCGGCCGGGACCGGGCGGTGCCGGGTCGACGACGTGGACGGTCAGTCTGGTGTCCGGCGGGAGGAGCTCCGGCGCGGAGGCGCAGAGACGTTCGAGGACGCTCGTACCGCGCGGTCCGGCGCCCACCACGGCGACGGAGACCTCGGTCGGCTCGGCGGGCCCTGCGGATTCCGCGGTCGGTGCAGACAAGAGTGTGACTCCCGGACATGGTGGGGCGCATGGCGGTGAACTGCCCGCTGGAAGCGGACGGTCCGCCTCATCATGCCGTCGCGGGCCACGGGGGCGGAGCCCCGGGCGGCTGGAGGGGCGCCGGTTGTGTGATGCGTCACGAGCATCACGGGCGACGCGCGCGACAACCGTATACACCGCCCGCAAGGGGCGGTTGCGGACGACTGCGGACGTGCGGGACCCCAGGGGACTCCCGTAAACGGCCCACCCGCCGCCTCCCGGACCCGCCGCCTCCGGACCCACGGCCTCCCGGACTCACGGGCCCCCGGACGTACCGCCTCCCGGACT includes:
- a CDS encoding DoxX family protein, translated to MTERLDSAQPYAIGLFRLVIGLLFAVHGAASLFGVLGGAAGTDGGAIPSGTWPGWYAAVIQLVGGTLVLLGLGTRGAAFLASGSMAYAYFDVHQSTALWPIENGGELSALFCWAMLLLVFTGSGALGLDRLLTARATRAPGEDERATEPVAA
- a CDS encoding FAD/NAD(P)-binding protein, which codes for MSAPTAESAGPAEPTEVSVAVVGAGPRGTSVLERLCASAPELLPPDTRLTVHVVDPAPPGPGRVWRTAQSPHLLMNTVASQVTLFTDDSVDCSGPIRPGPSLHTWAGGDLGPDEYPTRAHYGRYLEWVFAEVARGAPDTVRVRTHRARAVRLDDGPGGHQTLTLDDGRTLPGLSAVVLAQGHLPVSADRSPRGLASYARRHGLRHVPPANPADVDLSALAPREPVLLRGLGLNFFDHMALLTAGRGGRFTRTRRGLRYHPSGREPRLYAGSRRGVPYQARGDNAKGPYGRHTPLVLTPEAIARFRARADSGAAPDFLGEIWPLVAKEVETVYYERLLRGRGRLHGVTDEFRRRFLAVPHGDPQEALALDEFDVPEADRWSWDRMSRPYGGHAFADAGEWRGWLLAHLREDAEQAALGNVEGPLKAALDVLRDLRNEVRLVVDHGGLRGHSRREHLDRWYTPLNAFLSIGPPRRRVEEMTALIEAGVLDVLGPRLDVRAEDGAWIAHSPDVPGSAVRATTLIEARLPEPDLRRTADELLARLLKTGQCRPHTTDGHETGGLDVTRRPYHLMDRQGHAHARRFAFGVPTEGVHWVTAAGARPGVDSVTLSDADAVARAALRATTPETEPETEVGPWLNVELASID